A genomic stretch from Pieris napi chromosome 18, ilPieNapi1.2, whole genome shotgun sequence includes:
- the LOC125058695 gene encoding dedicator of cytokinesis protein 4-like, whose translation MTSWASVAKEVSSALGPVEAARSSASILDAFAANVPAPLARARLAAAQEILKGPLGQEPEARNIVLTTACHHLRVHLARRDELTQCADMLSELVALLWRKEDTEQLDEDELDPDVDVLCLNTLDVLVETVLHLIGGNSPVLGSMVAGLLGVMELLKPAHYQRLWSHLAPHPHDRKPLKDFLMRAFLVFRHLVEQDVFPSDWMVLRVQSCKVLLSALQDLAKPLLERFLGDEQPQFDSQLWSGYMELGVALVTSSALQTERWTGRGPDRGGMRAAAGLQVLAVWSRLGAAQLQLIGAAVGALLEITLVGELRRAALGALVALMAAERAATGSARRTEAALVDKLDSLVADNKADDHYRRLFDTVEHLSSVLMERVSTEGWREAGPAFVGCVTRLLERLLDYRAVMQGAGSSWVYNSTC comes from the exons ATGACATCCTGGGCAAGTGTGGCCAAAGAGGTATCATCAGCTCTCGGTCCAGTGGAAGCTGCGAGGAGCTCTGCTTCAATTTTGGATGCATTTGCTGCTAATGTTCCCGCGCCATTGGCTAGGGCCAGATTAGCGGCTGCTCAGGAGATATTGAAGGGACCACTTGGACAGGAGCCTG aaGCAAGGAACATAGTCCTAACAACCGCCTGCCACCATTTACGCGTACATTTGGCTAGGAGAGACGAATTGACCCAATGTGCTGACATGTTGAGCGAGCTGGTGGCGCTTCTATGGAGGAAAGAGGACACCGAACAGCTGGATGAAGATGAGCTGGACCCAGATGTGGATGTCCTGTGTCTGAACACGCTGGATGTCCTGGTGGAGACTGTTCTGCATCTAATCGGTGGAAATTCGCCTGTGCTT GGTTCAATGGTGGCTGGGTTACTCGGCGTGATGGAGTTGTTGAAGCCCGCTCATTACCAGCGATTGTGGAGCCATCTAGCGCCGCATCCGCACGACAGGAAACCCTTGAAGGACTTCTTGATGCGAGCATTCCTTGTCTTCAGGCATCTCGTTGAACAAGAT GTTTTCCCTTCTGACTGGATGGTCCTTCGCGTGCAAAGCTGCAAGGTGTTGTTATCCGCATTGCAAGACTTGGCTAAGCCGCTTTTGGAGCGATTTTTGGGAGATGAACAGCCGCAATTTGATTCTCAA ctCTGGTCTGGGTATATGGAACTCGGAGTGGCCCTAGTAACCTCGAGTGCATTGCAGACCGAAAGATGGACTGGCAGAGGCCCCGACAGGGGAGGCATGAGGGCCGCAGCTGGTCTGCAGGTGCTGGCTGTCTGGAGTAGGCTTG GTGCCGCCCAACTCCAACTAATTGGCGCGGCGGTTGGTGCCTTGCTGGAAATAACTCTAGTGGGTGAACTAAGGAGAGCGGCCTTAGGCGCTTTAGTCGCTTTGATGGCAGCCGAAAGGGCCGCCACCGGATCCGCGAGACGCACCGAAGCGGCCCTTGTCGATAAATTGGACTCGTTGGTCGCCGACAATAAGGCAGATGATCATTATCGGCGCTTGTTTGATACTGT GGAACACTTGAGCTCGGT TCTCATGGAGCGAGTGTCGACGGAAGGCTGGCGCGAGGCAGGCCCGGCCTTCGTGGGCTGCGTGACCAGGCTCTTGGAGCGACTGCTCGACTACAGAGCCGTGATGCAGGGCGCAGGGTCATCATGGGTTTACAATTCAACATGTTAA
- the LOC125058703 gene encoding uncharacterized protein LOC125058703 gives MHKHKISSIIHDGVKNVGRNKITVEFSFAEAANNFLVNPVLSMCKFKAIIPTYNITRMGLVRGVPVDWSMDELVISLELPPGCGEVLKSRRLNRKTITEGVTTWVPTQSVVLTFRGQMLPAKVYSYHTSLPVETYKLPTIQCLNCCRFGYIKSICRSKPRCYRCAQPHTGDTCEVTLETSTCLHCSGKHFASDKGCPEFIRQQSIKMVMSQDNISYVEAAIKFPPVQRSYAEITKEMFTPPAYSLKSTQKAQTPTNASYRQTIYRSPRPQAPLAKGYDRTAHQTIVGESSSSLPNGCALNNNVDTLPSQGKMLEFISEFLLSIVAPCSEIPLPPNVAKNLSQLFKLLQNGPNNPNSME, from the coding sequence ATGCATAAGCACAAAATTAGTTCTATCATACACGATGGTGTAAAAAATGTAGGCCGTAATAAAATCACCGTTGAGTTCTCTTTTGCTGAAGCTGCCAACAACTTTCTGGTCAACCCGGTTCTTAGTATGTGCAAGTTTAAAGCTATTATCCCCACTTATAACATTACCAGAATGGGGTTGGTCAGAGGTGTACCGGTGGACTGGTCAATGGACGAACTCGTAATTTCATTAGAGCTTCCTCCTGGATGTGGTGAAGTATTAAAATCAAGGCGACTGAACCGAAAAACAATTACTGAGGGTGTCACCACCTGGGTGCCTACCCAATCTGTCGTCCTTACCTTCAGGGGGCAAATGCTCCCTGCCAAGGTTTACTCCTACCACACTTCCCTCCCTGTCGAAACCTACAAACTCCCAACCATACAGTGCCTGAACTGCTGCCGTTTTGGATATATCAAATCGATCTGCCGATCTAAGCCCAGATGTTACAGGTGTGCTCAGCCCCATACAGGTGATACGTGTGAAGTCACCTTAGAAACATCCACATGTTTACATTGCTCAGGTAAACATTTTGCTTCTGACAAGGGCTGTCCAGAATTTATTCGACAGCAATCCATAAAAATGGTGATGTCCCAGGACAACATCTCATACGTTGAAGCAGCAATTAAGTTTCCTCCTGTCCAACGTTCATATGCTGAGataacaaaagaaatgtttacCCCTCCTGCCTATTCTCTAAAATCTACTCAAAAAGCCCAAACTCCTACCAATGCTTCCTATCGCCAAACAATTTATCGCTCCCCTCGTCCCCAAGCTCCTCTAGCAAAGGGGTACGATAGAACAGCTCACCAGACTATTGTTGGTGAGAGCTCCTCATCCCTCCCAAATGGTTGTGCTCTCAACAATAATGTTGACACCCTTCCCTCTCAGGGCAAAATGTTAGAATTTATTTCTGAATTTCTTCTAAGTATTGTCGCTCCATGTAGCGAAATCCCCCTACCGCCCAACGTTGCCAAAAACCTATcccaactttttaaattactacaaaACGGACCCAATAACCCTAATTCAATGGAATAG
- the LOC125058705 gene encoding uncharacterized protein LOC125058705, which translates to MASTSSTRENDFEDDGSVVNRDLNSEEVVSLWNLIRLYKKLGTNEQCVAFAEENGLVHSQKQCSTHRKPMKIAKSTNKTFGSWCCTKGNCRSKTKVPRNKGTFFENIKIELVHVFYLLYAFSQNWSYLTTMREDPYKDDRLKSLSRVTICDWYSYCRETIVIYQMDKTQAVGKIGGPGKIVQIDESKFGKRKYNRGRHIEGYWVLGMIEDKSEDLRLEVCPNNIRSADILLPLIQKHVEVGTIIHTDFWKAYDCLADHGYIHQKVNHSDPENPFVAEDGTHTQRIESQWRAVKRFFKKDNYNNSENFSDHVYEYLWRRNNTKHKKDPFLELIKAVKYVYKLNTD; encoded by the exons ATGGCGTCTACAAGTTCTACTCGTGAAAATGATTTTGAGGACGATGGGTCCGTTGTGAATCGTGACTTGAATAGTGAGGAAGTGGTCTCATTGTGGAATCTGattagattatataaaaaattaggtACCAATGAGCAGTGTGTGGCATTCGCTGAAGAAAATGGTTTAGTGCATTCTCAAAAGCAATGTAGTACACATCGTAAACCCATGAAAATTGCTAAATCGACGAATAAAACATTTGGTTCATGGTGTTGCACGAAAGGAAATTGCAGATCAAAAACTAAAGTTCCTAGAAATAAAGGAAcatttttcgaaaatattaaaatagaattagttcatgttttctatttattatatgcgtTTTCGCAAAATTGGAGCTATCTTACAACCATGCGTGAAGATCCATATAAAGATGATAGACTTAAATCCTTAAGCCGAGTTACTATATGTGATTGGTATAGTTATTGTAGGGAAACTATAGTTATATATCAAATGGATAAAACTCAAGCGGTAGGAAAGATTGGTGGCCCAGGGAAGATAGTCCAGATTGATGAATCTAAATTtgggaaaagaaaatataatcgag GACGACATATTGAGGGCTATTGGGTCCTTGGTATGATCGAAGACAAATCTGAAGACCTAAGATTGGAAGTGTGCCCAAATAATATTCGATCAGCTGATATATTACTTCCTCTCATTCAAAAACATGTTGAAGTTGGTACTATCATTCATACTGACTTCTGGAAAGCATACGATTGTCTGGCAGACCATGGGTACATACATCAAAAAGTGAATCATTCAGACCCTGAAAACCCGTTTGTGGCTGAAGATGGAACCCATACGCAAAGGATTGAGTCACAGTGGAGGGcagtaaaaagattttttaaaaaggataattataataactctGAAAATTTTTCAGATCATGTCTATGAATATTTGTGGCGGCGAAACaatacaaaacataaaaaagacCCATTTTTGGAGCTAATTAAAGCTGTCAAATATGtctataaattaaacactGACTGa
- the LOC125058713 gene encoding LOW QUALITY PROTEIN: NADH-ubiquinone oxidoreductase chain 5-like (The sequence of the model RefSeq protein was modified relative to this genomic sequence to represent the inferred CDS: inserted 1 base in 1 codon) — LPAAIAARTPVSALVHSSTLVTAGVYLLIPFNSLLIGTEFLKMLLLVSGLTIFIAGISAVYEFDLKKFIALSTLSQLGLIIRILRIGFRDLAFFHLLTHAIFKALLFICAGIIIHILNDNQDIRYIGGLRIYIPITSLCFNISNLSLCGIPFLSGFYSKDLILEIVRIRNLNXYYFSTGLTVFYSICLSL; from the exons CTTCCAGCCGCTATAGCTGCTCGTACTCCTGTTTCAGCTTTAGTTCATTCATCAACTTTAGTTACAGCTggggtttatttattaattccttttaattctttgttaattgggacagaatttttaaaaatgttattattagtttctggtttaacaatatttatagctGGGATTTCAGCTGTTtatgaatttgatttaaaaaaatttattgcttTATCAACTTTAAGTCAATTGggattaataataagaattttaaGAATAGGATTTAGAGATTTAgcattttttcatcttttaaCTCATGCTatatttaaagctttattatttatatgtgctgggataattattcatatattaaatgataatcAGGATATTCGTTATATAGGAGgtttaagaatttatattCCTATAACTTccctttgttttaatatttctaatttatCTTTATGTGGAATTCCATTTTTGTCTGGATTTTATtctaaagatttaattttagaaatagtGAGAatacgtaatttaa tttattatttttctactggattaactgttttttattctatttgtttgtcttta